The genomic window TTTCCACCCCAAACCCCTTGCTGGCGCGGCCATCGCGCGGTCGGTCGCTATACTAACGCACCCCTTACGTACGGCTCAGGCAGCATGTCCGCGACTCCCCCCGTTTCGATAACTTTCCAGGGACTGATCCAGACCCTCAACGATTTCTGGGCGAAACAGGGCTGTGTCTTGATCCAGCCGCTGGACCTAGAAGTGGGCGCCGGCACCTTCCATCCGGCCACCTTCCTGCGCTCGATCGGCCCGGAAAGCTGGAATGCCGCCTACGTGCAGCCCTCGCGCCGTCCCACCGATGGCCGCTACGGCGAAAACCCAAACCGCCTGCAGCGCTACTACCAGTACCAGGTGGCGATGAAGCCGAGCCCGGACAACATCCAGCAGCTCTACCTGGATTCGCTCAAGGCGCTGGGCATCGACCCGCTGGTGCATGACCTGCGCTTCGTCGAGGACAACTGGGAATCGCCAACCCTGGGCGCCTGGGGCCTGGGCTGGGAAATCTGGCTCAACGGCATGGAAGTCACCCAGTTCACCTATTTCCAGCAGGCCGGCGGCCTGGAATGCCGGCCGGTGCTGGGCGAAATCACCTACGGTCTGGAGCGGCTCTGCATGTACCTGCAGAACTGCGACAACGTTTACGACCTGATCTGGACCTACGGCCCCGACGGCACTCCGGTCACCTACGGCGATGTCTACCACCAGAACGAGGTGGAACAGAGCACCTACAACTTCGAGTACGCCGACGTGGAAGAAATGTTCCATCGCTTCGACGCCTGCGAGAAGGAAGCGCAGAAGCTGGTGGAAGCCGGCCTGCCGCTCCCGGCCTATGAACAGGTCTGCAAGGCCTCGCATTCGTTCAACCTGCTGGATGCGCGCCGCGCCATCTCGGTGACCGAGCGCCAGCGCTACATCCTGCGCGTGCGCACGCTGTCGCAGGCGGTGGCCAAGCTGTACGAGGCCAAGCGGCTGGAAGCGGTCGCAGCGAAGAGCGCAGTGGCATGAGCTTTGCCGGAATCGAGGGCCTTGCCAGTGTTGGCTACGTGAACTTCCTGGCCGGTATCGGGCTCGCCGCATGGGCGCGCGCAACCGGTCGCAGTGCGGTTCTCTGGCTGATCTTTGGTTGGGTGCTTGCTCCGGTCGCAGGCTTGGTGATGGTGTTCCTGCAACGACGCCCTGCGCCGGCATCTGAAGTTTCCGTATTCCCCCAAACTGGGCGCAGCGACCTGTTGTCGGTGCGCAAGGACGTCATATGAGTGAGATGAAACCGCTGCTGATCGAACTGGGCGTGGAAGAGCTGCCGGTCAAGGCGCTGCCGGGCCTGGCGCAGGCCTTCTTTGATGGCGTGATCGATGGCCTGGCCAAGCGAGGCGTGGCCTTCGAGCGTGGCGATGCCAAGCCGCTGTCCACCCCGCGTCGCCTGGCCGTGCTGTTGCCGGGCGTGGAAACCGAGCAGCCCGAGCAGCATTCGGAAGTGTTCGGCCCGTACCTGAACATCGCGCTGGACGCCAATGGCGCGCCGACCAAGGCGCTGCAGGGCTTTGCCGCCAAGGCCGGGATCGACTGGACCGCGCTGGAGCGCACCACCGACGCCAAGGGCGAGCGCTTCGTG from Stenotrophomonas nitritireducens includes these protein-coding regions:
- the glyQ gene encoding glycine--tRNA ligase subunit alpha, producing the protein MSATPPVSITFQGLIQTLNDFWAKQGCVLIQPLDLEVGAGTFHPATFLRSIGPESWNAAYVQPSRRPTDGRYGENPNRLQRYYQYQVAMKPSPDNIQQLYLDSLKALGIDPLVHDLRFVEDNWESPTLGAWGLGWEIWLNGMEVTQFTYFQQAGGLECRPVLGEITYGLERLCMYLQNCDNVYDLIWTYGPDGTPVTYGDVYHQNEVEQSTYNFEYADVEEMFHRFDACEKEAQKLVEAGLPLPAYEQVCKASHSFNLLDARRAISVTERQRYILRVRTLSQAVAKLYEAKRLEAVAAKSAVA